In Myxococcus stipitatus, the following are encoded in one genomic region:
- a CDS encoding ABC transporter permease, which produces MRWDALSRLVRLSLARERRGAFFSAFGVAMGVGTLVFFIGMGLGVGRVIREKIFPTDARLVDVVPSSVSLGSLLGGGQLDAAAVERLRSLPGVETAYRKMNVRVPAVTRYDGVFFGTRLRMGMEVLALGVEPALVKGDVQLGEFKDPGEGEPIPAVVSTRLLELYNKTFAPARKLPQLSAGMIVGFGFPVEFNRSYVSASASGPSRLMQTQVVGASDRAMFAGITIPLETAIRINREAGVDAENYSGVTLVATDPSKVPALVDAVKAMGLEIDDQERRMAENTGAAVALTTSALALLSILICVLAAVNIAHALSASVRARAREIGVMQAVGASRSDIRAIVLAEASVVGLAGGAIGTAVALAASFGVDRFAAGYLPNFPYKPDSFFSFPWPVVLGGVVLGLLAALAGAYFPSRRAAATDPARTLAG; this is translated from the coding sequence ATGAGGTGGGATGCGCTGTCGCGGCTGGTGCGGCTGAGCCTCGCGCGCGAGCGCCGAGGCGCGTTCTTCTCCGCCTTCGGCGTGGCCATGGGCGTGGGCACCCTCGTGTTCTTCATCGGCATGGGGTTGGGGGTGGGCCGGGTCATCCGCGAGAAGATCTTCCCCACCGACGCGCGGCTGGTGGACGTGGTGCCCTCGTCGGTGTCGTTGGGCTCGCTGCTGGGCGGAGGCCAGCTGGACGCGGCGGCCGTGGAGCGGCTGCGCTCGCTGCCCGGCGTGGAGACGGCCTATCGGAAGATGAACGTGCGCGTGCCGGCGGTGACCCGGTACGACGGCGTCTTCTTCGGCACGCGGCTGCGCATGGGCATGGAGGTGCTGGCGTTGGGCGTGGAGCCCGCGCTGGTGAAGGGCGACGTGCAGCTCGGCGAGTTCAAGGACCCCGGGGAAGGCGAGCCGATTCCCGCCGTCGTCTCCACGCGCCTCTTGGAGCTGTACAACAAGACGTTTGCTCCGGCGCGCAAGCTGCCGCAGCTCTCAGCGGGCATGATTGTGGGCTTCGGCTTCCCGGTGGAGTTCAACCGCTCCTACGTGTCCGCGTCGGCCTCGGGCCCCAGCCGCTTGATGCAGACCCAGGTGGTGGGCGCGTCCGACCGGGCGATGTTCGCGGGCATCACCATCCCGCTGGAGACGGCCATCCGCATCAACCGCGAGGCGGGCGTCGACGCGGAGAACTACTCCGGCGTCACGCTCGTCGCCACGGACCCGTCCAAGGTCCCCGCGCTGGTGGACGCGGTGAAGGCCATGGGGTTGGAGATTGACGACCAGGAGCGCCGCATGGCGGAGAACACGGGCGCTGCGGTGGCGCTCACCACGTCCGCGCTGGCGCTCCTGTCCATCCTCATCTGCGTCCTCGCGGCGGTGAACATCGCCCACGCGCTGTCGGCCTCGGTGCGCGCGCGGGCCCGGGAGATTGGTGTCATGCAGGCGGTGGGCGCGTCGCGCTCGGACATCCGGGCCATCGTCCTGGCGGAGGCCTCCGTGGTGGGGCTCGCCGGTGGCGCCATCGGCACCGCGGTGGCGCTGGCCGCGTCCTTCGGCGTGGACCGCTTCGCCGCGGGCTACCTGCCCAACTTCCCGTACAAGCCCGACAGTTTCTTCTCCTTCCCCTGGCCGGTGGTGCTGGGCGGAGTGGTGCTGGGGCTCCTGGCCGCTTTGGCCGGAGCCTATTTCCCCAGCCGCCGCGCCGCCGCCACCGACCCCGCACGGACGCTCGCCGGATGA